The following proteins are co-located in the Sphingomonas panacis genome:
- a CDS encoding thiamine pyrophosphate-dependent enzyme: MKDAKHLGRRSFIKASVLAGVAAPAVPVFAQGQGEPAPRKVAPPGTAAAAAENGALPLVDDEPQLVKRPGSDFMVDLLKATDTRYVAAMAGATFRGLHESIVNYGGNRAPELIVCVHEEISAGIAHGYAKVANQPMACLVHSTVGLLHASMAIYNAWCDRAPMMVIAGNSLDATKRRPGVEWVHSAQDLGAFVREYVKYDDTPVSLEHYAESYMRAHELSMTPPYEPVMIVADSELQEEDVGEGARLKVPARAPVSPPAAAPEAIERAAGILLAASAPLIVADRAARSQRGVDLIVELATLLNAPVIDRAGRLNMPTTHYLCQTSLQNTLVRQADAILGLELTDLWGTINAVPDVIGRPSRRIANGDAKVIGISANYGYVRSVVQDAQRYFAADLAIDADAEASLPSLIAAVHRQASPEQLATIGARTEKLKAAYTTMRADDASAAAIGWDASPISTARLSMEIWEQISGLDWGLVSNHAFVSSWPQRLWDFTKYHQYIGGEGGYGVGYGAPAAVGAALAHRDAGRIAVAIQCDGDLMMLPGALWTAAHHRLPLLMVMHNNRSWHQETMHLKRMAGRRDRDPYSWAIGTMMTDPEIDFAQIARGMGVHAEGPISKPNELVGALQRALEVVKSGRPALLDTLTQMR, from the coding sequence ATGAAAGACGCCAAACATCTCGGCCGTCGCAGCTTTATCAAGGCTTCAGTGCTGGCAGGCGTTGCCGCGCCTGCGGTGCCCGTTTTCGCGCAAGGCCAGGGGGAGCCCGCACCGAGGAAGGTAGCGCCGCCCGGTACGGCGGCTGCCGCCGCGGAGAACGGCGCGCTCCCGCTCGTCGACGACGAACCGCAGCTGGTCAAGCGCCCCGGATCGGACTTCATGGTCGACCTGCTCAAGGCGACCGACACGCGCTACGTCGCTGCCATGGCGGGCGCGACCTTCCGCGGTCTCCACGAGTCGATCGTTAACTATGGGGGTAACCGCGCGCCTGAATTGATCGTCTGCGTGCATGAAGAGATTTCAGCCGGAATTGCGCACGGTTACGCAAAGGTCGCTAACCAGCCCATGGCGTGCCTGGTGCACAGCACGGTCGGGCTCCTTCACGCATCGATGGCGATCTACAACGCTTGGTGTGACCGCGCGCCGATGATGGTGATCGCGGGCAACAGCCTTGACGCCACGAAGCGGCGTCCCGGTGTAGAGTGGGTGCACTCCGCACAGGATCTCGGCGCATTCGTCCGCGAATATGTCAAATACGATGACACTCCCGTCAGCCTCGAGCACTATGCGGAATCCTACATGCGGGCGCACGAACTCTCGATGACGCCGCCCTATGAGCCAGTGATGATCGTGGCTGACTCCGAGCTCCAGGAAGAGGATGTCGGGGAAGGCGCCCGGCTTAAGGTCCCCGCGCGTGCGCCGGTGTCGCCGCCGGCAGCAGCGCCCGAGGCGATTGAACGCGCCGCCGGTATCCTTCTCGCCGCATCGGCACCGCTGATTGTTGCCGACCGCGCAGCACGCTCACAGCGGGGCGTGGACCTGATCGTCGAATTGGCGACGCTCCTGAACGCCCCAGTGATAGATCGCGCGGGCCGGCTCAACATGCCGACCACGCACTATCTGTGTCAGACAAGCCTCCAGAACACGCTCGTGCGCCAGGCCGACGCGATCCTCGGTCTCGAACTGACCGACCTCTGGGGCACTATCAACGCCGTGCCCGATGTCATCGGCCGCCCCTCGCGAAGGATCGCGAACGGCGACGCGAAGGTGATCGGGATTAGCGCCAACTATGGCTATGTGAGGTCCGTCGTGCAGGACGCCCAGCGGTATTTCGCCGCGGATCTGGCGATCGACGCGGATGCGGAGGCGAGCCTGCCGTCGCTGATCGCCGCCGTCCACCGGCAGGCTTCGCCCGAGCAGTTGGCGACGATCGGGGCACGGACGGAGAAACTCAAGGCGGCCTACACGACGATGCGAGCCGACGACGCATCGGCTGCGGCGATTGGCTGGGATGCCTCTCCGATCAGCACGGCCCGGCTTTCGATGGAGATTTGGGAGCAGATCAGCGGGCTTGACTGGGGACTTGTCTCGAACCACGCCTTCGTCAGTTCATGGCCCCAGCGGCTTTGGGATTTCACGAAATACCACCAATACATCGGTGGCGAGGGTGGCTACGGTGTTGGATATGGCGCACCAGCGGCAGTCGGCGCGGCGCTTGCCCACCGGGACGCTGGCCGCATTGCGGTCGCCATCCAGTGTGATGGCGACCTCATGATGCTTCCCGGCGCTCTCTGGACCGCCGCGCATCACCGGCTCCCTTTATTGATGGTGATGCACAATAACCGTTCGTGGCACCAGGAGACGATGCACCTCAAGCGCATGGCGGGACGGCGCGACCGAGACCCTTACTCCTGGGCCATCGGAACGATGATGACTGACCCAGAGATCGACTTCGCCCAGATCGCAAGAGGTATGGGTGTTCATGCCGAGGGGCCGATTTCGAAGCCGAACGAGTTGGTGGGCGCTCTTCAACGGGCGCTCGAGGTCGTGAAGAGCGGACGTCCCGCACTTCTGGACACTCTGACGCAGATGAGGTGA
- a CDS encoding c-type cytochrome, with protein sequence MRIPLLLVPTVVLSVAIILSPSSARTSAQSIARLTAPYETGDPGQRLYVRQGCYQCHGLAGQGSILSGPPLSASRLDDTSFRRYVRNPKGAMPPYTSWALPDDDLGQIERFVRLLQAGRPYTAVPALAKVAASGARPNTANTVADGEALYRRNCAVCHGAAREGGIAPNLIKEGKNRDASAIAALILDPPEGMPSLTPDPLSKAETDAVARFVATPS encoded by the coding sequence GTGCGCATTCCACTTCTCCTCGTTCCGACTGTCGTGCTGTCAGTGGCCATCATTTTGAGCCCGAGCAGCGCGCGCACAAGCGCCCAGTCGATCGCACGACTGACCGCCCCCTATGAGACGGGCGATCCCGGGCAGCGGCTCTACGTCCGGCAGGGCTGCTACCAGTGCCACGGCCTGGCGGGCCAGGGATCGATTCTGTCCGGACCTCCGCTTTCGGCGTCGCGGCTGGATGACACCTCCTTCCGCCGATACGTCCGGAATCCGAAGGGTGCGATGCCCCCCTATACGTCGTGGGCGTTGCCCGACGACGACCTTGGCCAGATTGAGCGCTTCGTCCGATTGCTTCAGGCCGGCCGCCCCTACACGGCCGTACCCGCGCTTGCAAAAGTCGCGGCGTCCGGAGCGCGGCCGAATACGGCCAACACCGTCGCGGACGGGGAGGCGCTCTACCGGCGGAACTGCGCCGTGTGTCATGGAGCCGCGCGAGAGGGCGGCATAGCGCCAAACCTGATCAAGGAGGGCAAGAACCGCGACGCGTCGGCGATAGCCGCGCTGATCCTCGATCCACCTGAAGGTATGCCCAGCCTGACCCCCGATCCGCTTTCCAAGGCAGAGACGGATGCTGTCGCTCGCTTTGTGGCGACGCCGTCCTGA